A window of the Tiliqua scincoides isolate rTilSci1 chromosome 5, rTilSci1.hap2, whole genome shotgun sequence genome harbors these coding sequences:
- the CDK5R1 gene encoding cyclin-dependent kinase 5 activator 1, whose amino-acid sequence MGTVLSLSPSYRKATLFEDGSATVGHYTAVQNSKNAKDKSLKRHSIISVLPWKRIVAVSAKKKNSKKVQPNSSYQNNVTHLNNENLKKSLSCANLSTFAQPQSAQPPAPNQISGSKSTLSSIKKTPHPNSNASGTPKRVIVQASTSELLRCLGEFLCRRCYRLKHLSPTDPVLWLRSVDRSLLLQGWQDQGFITPANVVFLYMLCRDVISSEVATDHELQAVLLTCLYLSYSYMGNEISYPLKPFLVESCKEAFWDRCLSIINLMSPKMLQINADPHYFTQVFADLKNESSQEEKNRLLIGLDR is encoded by the coding sequence ATGGGCACCGTGCTGTCCTTGTCTCCCAGTTACCGGAAAGCGACCCTCTTTGAGGACGGCTCAGCGACGGTGGGGCACTACACGGCCGTGCAGAACAGCAAGAATGCCAAGGACAAGAGCCTCAAGCGCCACTCTATCATCTCCGTGCTGCCCTGGAAACGCATTGTGGCCGTGTCAGCAAAGAAGAAGAACTCCAAGAAAGTGCAACCCAACAGCAGTTACCAGAACAATGTCACCCACCTCAACAACGAGAACCTAAAGAAGTCCCTCTCCTGTGCCAACCTTTCCACATTTGCCCAGCCCCAGAGTGCCCAGCCTCCAGCCCCCAACCAGATCTCCGGCTCCAAGAGCACTCTCTCCTCCATCAAGaagaccccccaccccaactccaaTGCTTCGGGCACCCCCAAGAGAGTCATTGTTCAAGCCTCGACGAGCGAGCTGTTGCGTTGCCTGGGCGAGTTCCTTTGCCGTCGTTGTTACAGGCTGAAGCATCTCTCCCCCACTGACCCAGTCCTCTGGCTCAGGAGCGTGGACCGGTCCCTCCTGCTGCAAGGATGGCAAGACCAAGGCTTCATCACTCCAGCCAACGTGGTCTTTCTATACATGCTTTGCCGGGATGTCATCTCCTCGGAAGTAGCCACGGACCATGAACTGCAAGCCGTCTTACTGACCTGCCTCTATCTCTCCTATTCTTATATGGGCAATGAGATCTCCTACCCTCTCAAGCCCTTCCTGGTGGAGAGCTGTAAAGAAGCCTTTTGGGATCGCTGCCTGTCCATCATTAACCTCATGAGTCCCAAAATGTTGCAGATCAATGCCGACCCGCACTATTTCACGCAGGTCTTTGCCGACCTGAAGAATGAGAGCAGCCAAGAAGAGAAGAACCGGCTGCTTATCGGCCTGGACCGGTGA